The Rattus rattus isolate New Zealand chromosome X, Rrattus_CSIRO_v1, whole genome shotgun sequence genome has a window encoding:
- the LOC116889373 gene encoding high mobility group protein B4-like, whose product MGKESKLRPKVNVSPYVHFMMDFKNQMKEQQSNTYYDFTEFSRKCSEKWRTISKKEKKKYEALAKHDKDRYQREMRNYTGPRRERRRRDVDAPRKPPSSFLLFSMDHFDQIKEEHPNLTVEKVAKAAGRMWSRSAEVDKIPYEEKAAILWAKYLEEQEAYYHQCQRGK is encoded by the coding sequence atgggaaaagaaagcaaactaagaccaAAGGTGAACGTCTCTCCTTACGTCCATTTTATGATGGacttcaaaaatcaaatgaaggaGCAACAGTCAAACACCTATTATGACTTTACCGAATTTTCTAGAAAGTGTTCTGAAAAGTGGAGGACCATCtcgaagaaggaaaagaagaagtatgAAGCCCTAGCCAAGCACGACAAAGATCGGTACCAACGTGAAATGAGAAACTACACCGGAcctagaagggagagaaggaggagggatgtAGATGCACCGCGGAAGCCCCCATCCTCGTTCCTACTCTTCTCCATGGATCACTTTGACCAGATAAAAGAAGAACACCCAAACCTGACTGTGGAGAAGGTGGCCAAGGCTGCCGGAAGGATGTGGTCCAGGTCTGCGGAAGTGGACAAAATCCCCTATGAGGAGAAGGCTGCTATTCTGTGGGCAAAGTACCTTGAAGAGCAGGAGGCCTACTACCACCAATGCCAGCGCGGGAAGTAA